In the genome of Pseudomonas protegens, one region contains:
- a CDS encoding fimbrial protein, which produces MKLKKIIIHAAFITLSLSSTIASAINCKGDKEKQIINIPGGAISIPLDAPIGTVIYEKTFPSTNAPIRLSCASGSVLKGFKYNGGFGRANNNDSDFPFGKNTGLSFRIYTTTIHGTSPNKAPTYYNYDTGENEPLILEPINYKIKIFKSTEVSEKNNIPAISLGSIIYDYYTSLELRLENPITLNTASCQTPAVSVNMGDDYRLDEFNNKDDAPRTIKFNIGLNQCQSGIKKVTYSLKATTQVLDQKNGKVALSPGSTSKGIGLKLMNEAGQPIALDTTYPYNGFNTTGTSFNIPLSVAYYRLPDGKLEAGTANAEVTFIVSYL; this is translated from the coding sequence ATGAAGTTAAAGAAAATCATAATACACGCTGCTTTTATTACTTTATCTTTAAGCAGCACCATTGCTAGCGCAATCAATTGCAAAGGAGATAAAGAAAAACAGATCATAAATATACCTGGCGGCGCAATATCGATACCTTTAGACGCACCTATTGGCACAGTCATATATGAAAAAACCTTTCCAAGTACAAACGCACCAATTAGACTAAGCTGCGCAAGCGGTAGTGTGCTCAAAGGCTTCAAATACAATGGCGGATTTGGGCGCGCCAATAATAATGACTCAGATTTTCCCTTCGGAAAAAACACCGGCTTATCATTCAGAATTTACACAACAACAATACATGGAACATCCCCAAATAAAGCACCTACTTATTACAATTATGACACAGGCGAAAATGAACCACTTATATTAGAACCAATCAATTACAAAATAAAAATATTTAAATCTACGGAAGTGTCAGAGAAAAACAACATACCAGCCATAAGTCTAGGAAGTATAATTTATGATTATTATACATCATTAGAACTTCGCCTTGAAAACCCCATAACATTAAATACTGCCTCCTGCCAGACTCCGGCAGTATCGGTTAATATGGGTGATGACTATCGTCTAGATGAATTCAACAACAAAGATGATGCACCTCGGACAATCAAATTCAATATTGGCCTCAATCAATGCCAGAGTGGCATCAAGAAGGTTACCTACTCACTCAAGGCCACCACTCAAGTGTTAGACCAGAAAAATGGCAAAGTGGCGTTGAGCCCCGGCTCAACGTCAAAAGGCATCGGCCTGAAGTTGATGAACGAGGCTGGGCAACCTATCGCGCTAGACACCACCTACCCGTACAACGGGTTCAACACCACCGGGACAAGTTTCAACATACCGCTGTCCGTAGCTTACTACCGTCTGCCCGATGGAAAACTGGAAGCAGGCACTGCAAACGCTGAAGTCACTTTCATAGTGAGCTACCTGTAA
- a CDS encoding fimbria/pilus outer membrane usher protein: protein MAFSTACLADENKPESFEQFNTSFLQGAPSSVDLQLLLSANSVLPGNYRVDLYSNETLVGRRDIEFRSNPENDKVEACLTLDMLQQLGIDIGKLQVAGKLASDDPQVCHDLPTLIEHATVRYDVARLRLMVSVPQLAMERGRRGYVDPALWDDGVPAAFINYQLSSNRNSTDYATTLSNNLGLRNGINLGAWRLRNESNFNSSTGRPSSFKSNRSYLQHDVIALKGQFSAGDIFSDADLFDSVRYRGLKLASDEGMRADSERGYAPIIRGVAQTSATVEIRQNSYILYTANVPPGPFEISDIYPSGSNGDLEVTIIEADGRRRVTMQAFSSLPIMVREGQVKYSLSAGQYNSNSDEQKSPQFVSSTLGYGISSNLSGIVGVQATENFQALSLGAGRNTIIGAVSLDMTHSSSRTYDQSVQGNSLRALYAKTFTGTDTNFTLAAYRYSTEGYRTLTDHVEELSTHGQKRTGNSKNRTDLTINQSLGRNQQYGSIYLNASDQRYWGRGGSQSVSTGYSNYWGELSYNLSATYSKDVGSYGPSNNDTQVNLSLSFPLGSRPRAPRAFVTASTQKNSDSTQVGINGYLSENSDTYYSLQGGNSSTGGSTASVNMSTRTSVADISAGYSQGRGYTSQSFNLAGSVVGHTGGINLGQTVGETFALAEIPGVAGIKVGSYSGAKTGSNGFAVVPNAQPYRVNWISLDTRDLGGEIEIDNATQQVVPRRGAVVLARYVSKVGRRVQFELFDAQHKPIPFGAALEDAMGKQIAIADPSGKALALMDQASGTLTIKWGEQKCQALYVLPERNMALNFERVQLVCRP, encoded by the coding sequence ATGGCTTTTAGTACTGCGTGTCTAGCTGACGAAAATAAACCGGAATCATTCGAACAGTTCAACACCTCATTCCTGCAAGGCGCCCCGTCATCCGTTGACCTGCAACTACTGCTGTCTGCCAACAGCGTATTGCCCGGTAACTACCGAGTTGATCTCTACAGTAACGAAACATTGGTGGGGCGCCGCGATATCGAGTTTCGCAGCAACCCGGAGAACGACAAGGTCGAAGCCTGTCTGACCCTGGATATGTTGCAGCAATTGGGCATCGACATCGGCAAGCTGCAAGTTGCGGGAAAACTCGCCAGCGATGATCCACAAGTCTGTCATGACCTGCCCACGCTGATCGAACACGCCACTGTGCGCTACGACGTCGCTCGTTTGCGGCTTATGGTCAGCGTGCCGCAACTGGCCATGGAGCGTGGCAGGCGCGGTTATGTTGACCCTGCGTTGTGGGACGATGGTGTGCCGGCAGCGTTTATCAACTATCAACTGAGCAGTAACCGCAACAGCACGGATTACGCCACCACGCTTTCCAATAACCTGGGGCTGCGCAACGGTATCAACCTGGGCGCCTGGAGACTGCGTAATGAGTCGAACTTTAACAGCAGTACCGGTCGGCCAAGCAGCTTCAAAAGCAATCGTAGCTACTTGCAACATGACGTGATCGCGTTGAAGGGCCAATTCAGTGCCGGGGATATTTTCTCCGATGCAGATCTATTCGACAGCGTGCGCTATCGCGGCTTGAAACTGGCTTCCGACGAGGGCATGCGGGCCGACAGCGAACGCGGTTACGCTCCAATTATCCGTGGCGTGGCGCAAACAAGCGCAACGGTGGAAATACGCCAGAACAGTTACATCCTCTACACCGCCAACGTGCCGCCGGGCCCGTTTGAGATCAGCGATATCTATCCAAGCGGTTCGAATGGCGATTTGGAAGTGACGATTATCGAAGCTGATGGCCGGCGTCGTGTGACGATGCAGGCATTTTCCAGCCTGCCAATCATGGTCCGCGAAGGGCAAGTGAAGTACAGCCTCTCGGCGGGACAGTACAACAGCAACAGCGACGAACAGAAGTCACCACAGTTTGTCAGCAGTACTCTGGGCTATGGCATCAGTAGCAACCTGTCCGGGATCGTCGGGGTCCAAGCCACGGAAAACTTCCAGGCGCTGTCGCTGGGTGCGGGCCGAAATACCATTATCGGCGCGGTCTCGCTGGATATGACCCACTCTTCCAGCCGTACCTACGACCAATCGGTTCAGGGCAATAGCTTGCGGGCGTTGTACGCCAAGACGTTCACCGGCACCGATACCAACTTCACCCTCGCCGCTTATCGATATTCCACAGAGGGATACCGGACCCTGACCGATCACGTTGAAGAACTCAGCACTCACGGCCAAAAGCGCACCGGCAACTCAAAAAACCGGACTGACCTGACCATTAATCAAAGCCTGGGCCGCAACCAGCAATATGGCAGCATTTACTTGAATGCCAGCGACCAGCGCTATTGGGGACGCGGCGGTTCCCAGAGCGTATCTACGGGCTACAGCAACTATTGGGGGGAACTGAGCTACAACCTCAGCGCCACCTACTCCAAGGATGTCGGCAGTTACGGACCTTCGAACAATGACACCCAGGTCAATCTGTCGCTGTCGTTTCCCCTGGGTTCACGACCTCGGGCACCCAGGGCCTTTGTCACCGCGAGTACACAGAAGAACAGCGACAGTACTCAAGTGGGCATCAACGGTTATCTCTCGGAAAACAGCGACACCTACTACTCACTGCAAGGTGGCAACAGCAGCACTGGCGGTAGTACGGCATCGGTCAATATGAGTACCCGGACATCGGTGGCGGATATCAGTGCGGGTTACAGCCAGGGACGCGGCTATACCTCGCAAAGCTTCAACCTGGCAGGCTCCGTAGTGGGCCATACGGGCGGGATCAACTTGGGGCAGACCGTGGGTGAAACTTTCGCCCTGGCCGAAATACCCGGAGTTGCCGGGATCAAGGTTGGCAGCTACAGCGGCGCCAAAACCGGTAGCAACGGCTTTGCAGTGGTCCCCAACGCCCAACCTTATCGCGTGAACTGGATCAGTCTTGATACTCGGGATCTAGGGGGCGAAATCGAGATCGATAATGCGACCCAACAGGTGGTGCCAAGACGCGGAGCGGTGGTGCTCGCGCGCTATGTCAGCAAGGTCGGGCGACGGGTGCAGTTCGAGCTGTTTGATGCCCAGCACAAGCCCATCCCGTTTGGTGCCGCGCTTGAGGATGCGATGGGCAAGCAGATAGCGATTGCAGACCCCAGCGGTAAAGCGCTGGCACTGATGGATCAGGCTTCAGGCACTCTCACCATCAAGTGGGGTGAGCAGAAATGCCAGGCGCTCTATGTATTACCAGAGCGAAATATGGCTTTGAACTTTGAGCGGGTGCAGTTGGTGTGTCGACCATAG
- a CDS encoding molecular chaperone, with product MSSKQAVFNMSRPLFRSFCLFLLGLLAINQAQAGISLSATRLVFDGKHKEAGITVRNNGEDVLIQSWIDTDATDAHSAPFAVTPPLVKVADNEQQLLRVIYEGAGMPTDKESVVWLNVQEIPQASKTQNTLQLAVRQRIKVFFRPAGLKSDAFLAPTELLWRLEEQDGKTILSVNNPGLFHVSIAHIKLQSGQLTEVPFDSAMIAPGEQKKFLLKQLNHNSTPNLSFGSINDYGAQDHYTAQLTKNVSTQARLNQNLR from the coding sequence ATGTCTTCCAAACAAGCGGTATTCAACATGTCTCGTCCTCTCTTTCGGTCATTCTGCCTGTTCCTGCTTGGCTTGCTCGCAATCAACCAGGCACAGGCCGGCATCTCCCTGAGCGCCACTCGCCTGGTGTTTGACGGCAAGCACAAGGAAGCCGGTATCACCGTACGCAACAACGGCGAAGACGTGCTCATCCAGTCATGGATAGACACAGATGCCACTGACGCTCACTCAGCACCATTTGCTGTAACACCGCCTTTGGTAAAGGTTGCGGACAATGAGCAGCAGTTGTTGCGGGTCATCTATGAAGGGGCCGGCATGCCAACCGACAAAGAGTCGGTGGTCTGGCTCAATGTCCAGGAAATCCCCCAAGCTTCGAAAACGCAAAATACCCTGCAGCTCGCGGTTCGACAGCGTATCAAAGTTTTTTTTCGTCCTGCTGGGCTAAAGTCGGACGCCTTCCTGGCACCAACAGAACTGTTATGGCGGCTCGAAGAACAGGATGGAAAAACAATCCTGAGTGTTAATAACCCTGGGCTTTTTCACGTTTCAATCGCTCATATAAAGCTGCAGTCAGGACAACTGACAGAAGTGCCTTTTGATTCTGCAATGATTGCACCTGGCGAACAAAAAAAATTCCTGCTCAAACAATTAAATCACAACAGCACGCCTAATTTATCGTTCGGTAGCATTAATGATTACGGCGCACAAGACCACTATACCGCGCAACTTACCAAAAACGTTTCGACCCAGGCTCGTTTGAATCAAAACTTGCGTTAA
- a CDS encoding EAL domain-containing protein, with product MPELSVLVLEDQPFQRLVAVSALRKAGIGLVCEAADGNEALTALKVSGGVDIAICDLRMRGMDGLTFLHHASQSGLLRSVILSSDLDPVLRQATVSMIQSLGLEFLGDLGKPFNLGRAKLLLRRYSRPQVIPSTLVDGPAALCASEVQRGLNNGEFEAYYQPKVHLVTGQLKGAEVLARWNHPHLGILPPIRFLPIMEAHDLVGQLFNSLLSQGLALQKELSQLLQPVELAFNLHVSQLASMELVEHINQSLEQSQLPARGLMFEVTESGLVLAPASSLETLVRLRLLGCGLAMDDFGAGYSSLERLCEFPFSQVKLDASFVRKLDFQPRSRAIIRSSVSLCESLGLSLVIEGVETREQSEQLRELGCTLAQGFLFARPMPGKHFISYCQDQSAK from the coding sequence ATGCCCGAACTCAGCGTACTGGTACTTGAAGACCAGCCCTTTCAAAGACTGGTCGCCGTGTCGGCGTTACGGAAGGCCGGAATCGGACTTGTCTGCGAAGCCGCTGATGGAAACGAAGCACTCACTGCACTCAAAGTCAGTGGAGGTGTCGACATTGCTATTTGCGATCTGCGCATGCGTGGCATGGACGGTTTGACCTTCCTCCACCATGCCAGTCAGAGCGGTCTGCTTCGTTCGGTGATTCTCAGCAGCGATCTCGATCCGGTTTTGCGCCAGGCAACGGTTTCGATGATTCAGTCCCTGGGGCTGGAGTTTCTCGGGGATTTGGGAAAACCCTTCAATCTCGGCCGTGCCAAGTTGCTGCTACGGCGCTACAGCCGCCCTCAAGTCATACCATCAACACTGGTGGACGGACCAGCAGCGCTCTGTGCATCGGAGGTCCAGCGCGGCCTTAACAATGGTGAATTCGAAGCCTACTACCAGCCTAAAGTGCATCTGGTCACGGGTCAGTTGAAAGGAGCGGAAGTCCTGGCGCGGTGGAACCACCCGCACCTGGGCATCCTACCCCCGATCCGTTTTCTACCAATCATGGAGGCCCACGATCTAGTGGGCCAACTCTTTAACTCGCTGCTCAGTCAGGGCCTGGCTCTGCAAAAGGAGTTATCCCAACTGCTGCAACCTGTTGAGCTAGCATTCAACCTGCACGTATCCCAATTAGCCTCTATGGAGTTGGTCGAACACATCAATCAGTCACTGGAGCAATCCCAACTACCAGCCCGTGGATTGATGTTTGAAGTGACCGAGTCAGGATTGGTACTGGCCCCGGCCAGCAGCCTGGAAACCCTGGTCAGGCTAAGACTACTGGGGTGTGGGCTGGCCATGGATGACTTCGGTGCCGGCTACTCTTCGCTTGAGCGACTCTGCGAGTTCCCCTTCAGCCAAGTCAAACTGGATGCTTCATTTGTCCGCAAACTGGACTTTCAACCCCGTAGCCGAGCAATCATCCGCAGTTCAGTCAGCCTCTGCGAGTCCCTGGGGCTGTCGTTGGTCATCGAAGGCGTTGAAACCCGTGAGCAATCCGAACAACTACGCGAGTTGGGCTGCACCCTGGCCCAAGGCTTCTTGTTCGCGCGACCAATGCCAGGCAAACATTTTATTTCCTACTGCCAGGACCAAAGTGCGAAATAG
- a CDS encoding response regulator transcription factor: MKKVLIVDDHPVIRSALRIALDKQGLKIVGDTDNGVDAVSLIRSLQPHIVILDIGIPKQDGLEVISRIRALEQPVLILVFTSLPIETYLNRCIALGANGFVSKEESMQNLTNAITALLDGYTYFPNRSLNAPLISDTENSELSRIKKLTDREVLILQQLALGYSNKVIGDKMLLSNKTISTYKTRILRKLNADSLLELVDFAKRNNIVK; this comes from the coding sequence ATGAAGAAGGTATTAATTGTAGATGACCACCCAGTCATTCGATCGGCATTGCGAATTGCTCTTGACAAACAGGGTCTGAAAATTGTTGGAGATACCGATAATGGTGTCGATGCTGTCAGCCTTATTAGAAGTTTACAGCCGCACATCGTTATTCTCGATATAGGTATACCAAAGCAGGATGGTTTGGAGGTCATTAGTCGCATCAGAGCACTTGAACAACCGGTTTTGATTCTGGTGTTTACCTCTTTGCCGATCGAGACCTATCTCAATCGCTGTATTGCACTGGGCGCTAATGGTTTCGTTAGCAAAGAAGAAAGCATGCAGAACTTGACCAACGCCATCACTGCCTTGCTTGACGGCTATACCTACTTTCCTAACCGCTCCTTGAACGCCCCATTGATCAGCGATACAGAGAATAGTGAGCTCTCCAGGATCAAAAAGCTGACCGATAGAGAGGTGTTGATACTGCAACAGCTTGCTTTGGGTTATAGCAATAAAGTCATTGGCGACAAGATGCTGCTTAGCAATAAGACTATTAGTACGTACAAGACTCGGATACTAAGGAAACTCAACGCCGATTCTTTATTGGAGTTGGTCGATTTTGCCAAAAGAAACAATATAGTTAAGTAG
- a CDS encoding transporter substrate-binding domain-containing protein → MSEDDWHWLRQKHRLVLGVSASSFPPLDTIYNSQEYEGINADVATLIAQLLNVEVQVLALPDRASALAALESGQVDLLSSSNSFERDSPFVALSKPYVKDRPALFRRQGDTRIFADDLSGLRVATPADYLQLPELQARFPATQFVPMKSHMEGMAALAFGPADLYLGDNLSTFSMINRNFFNDIRFERFLDIDTGGFSFAMHQENQRLQRIINTAIDRLGEDRLLSIVKRWSGGDVALTDRKLVLTPQESRWIQRHPVVRLVINDDLAPIAYYNSDGNFNGIAADLLSMISLRSGLQFEVQRKGSFPSIMEALKNKEADLAILTASADRETFLRFSRPFGSTSFALVTKVRSESDTTDLASLQGKRLAIAEGHVLFDKIKNDFPKIQMISASTTLDAMSLVNDNKADAAVISLSIGRYYIARLYDQKLKVANIIDNGEATGNFAMRRSDTELQSILNKALLSIPPDELIAVSNRWRANAAMSGQTWRDYRGVIASVVAGSLLVLLMALGWIFHLRRQIGKRVAAERALVDQLALMQALSNGMPHPVYMRDRDGCMLSCNDSYLEAVGLTRAQVLGKTVEQIFDSNCTLLPDFHKSYLKSMDEDVVITQSCTLKLHEQPRCIDHWIQPFHDASGNVKGVICGWLDITEHRQLVDELETAKNIADEASRTKTAFLASMSHEIRTPMNAVIGILELVLKRGEGGTFDQAGIEIAYSSAKSLLGLIGDILDIARIESGRLSLSPKRANLRELMESVALVFEGLSLQKGLDLKLDFDSSTNCDVLIDPLRFKQVLSNLLSNAIKFTDEGNVKVQIRGETMEPGRLNVHLLIEDSGIGISDEDQQKLFKPFAQTTQGVRKGQDGAGLGLLISRSLCELMGGRLTMVSARGQGTQVRVDLLLNILEPVESLQLDGVKTLPEVTRPLRVLVVDDHAINREILRQQMHFLGHEVVEADNGSVALDKWRKGGFDVVLTDCHMPLMSGPELAKAIRQEEREHQHCACVIVGLTADAQPEEIERSVQAGMNECLIKPVGLDVLAERISTIYRMVQQSQNYIPKISTESADPFDRNVLYDLAPLTELTSGDEALMAHLIDELLVSNRRDLEDLLQLVEEQDARGLSELGHRIKGAARVVTANRLIACCEKLEQVCAQQGLPDSTLMDTSDAVEQAIFELEQALSNLPKA, encoded by the coding sequence TTGAGTGAAGACGACTGGCATTGGTTGAGACAAAAACATCGTCTGGTGCTGGGAGTATCCGCATCAAGTTTCCCGCCCCTGGATACCATCTATAACAGCCAGGAATATGAGGGGATTAACGCTGACGTTGCCACCCTGATCGCCCAATTGCTGAACGTCGAAGTTCAGGTGCTGGCCCTGCCTGACAGGGCTAGCGCGTTAGCGGCGCTGGAGTCTGGGCAAGTCGACCTGTTATCCAGTTCCAATAGTTTTGAACGCGACAGTCCTTTTGTGGCATTGAGCAAGCCCTATGTAAAAGATCGGCCAGCGCTGTTCCGGCGCCAGGGTGATACACGAATCTTTGCCGATGACTTGAGCGGCCTGAGGGTTGCCACCCCTGCGGACTACCTGCAACTGCCCGAACTGCAGGCTCGCTTCCCTGCCACTCAATTTGTTCCGATGAAGTCGCATATGGAAGGCATGGCCGCCCTGGCGTTTGGTCCAGCCGATCTCTACCTAGGCGACAATTTGTCCACATTCAGCATGATCAATCGGAATTTTTTCAACGATATAAGGTTTGAACGTTTTCTTGATATTGATACCGGCGGTTTCAGCTTCGCCATGCATCAGGAAAACCAACGCCTACAGCGAATCATCAATACGGCGATCGACCGCCTTGGCGAGGACAGGTTGTTGTCCATCGTCAAGCGCTGGAGCGGCGGGGATGTTGCGCTGACAGACCGCAAACTTGTGCTGACACCTCAGGAAAGCCGCTGGATCCAGCGCCACCCCGTGGTGCGTTTGGTCATCAATGATGACCTCGCCCCCATCGCCTATTACAATAGCGACGGCAATTTCAACGGCATCGCAGCCGATCTGCTGAGCATGATTTCCCTGCGCAGCGGTTTGCAGTTCGAGGTACAGCGCAAGGGCAGTTTTCCAAGCATCATGGAGGCTCTGAAAAACAAAGAAGCAGATTTAGCGATCCTGACCGCAAGCGCCGACCGTGAGACTTTTCTGCGCTTCAGCCGTCCGTTTGGTTCGACTTCTTTTGCGCTGGTGACAAAAGTCCGATCCGAAAGCGACACAACCGATCTGGCCAGTTTGCAAGGCAAGCGCCTGGCCATCGCCGAAGGGCACGTGCTGTTCGACAAGATCAAAAATGATTTTCCAAAGATCCAGATGATATCCGCCTCCACGACCCTCGATGCAATGAGCCTTGTCAACGACAACAAGGCCGACGCAGCTGTCATCTCCCTAAGCATCGGGCGTTATTACATTGCCAGGTTGTACGACCAGAAGCTGAAAGTAGCCAATATCATCGACAACGGCGAGGCCACCGGTAACTTCGCCATGCGTCGCAGCGACACCGAATTGCAGTCGATCCTGAACAAGGCATTGCTGAGCATTCCGCCCGACGAACTGATTGCCGTATCCAATCGTTGGCGCGCCAATGCTGCCATGAGCGGACAGACCTGGCGCGACTATCGAGGCGTCATCGCCAGCGTTGTCGCCGGATCATTGCTGGTACTGCTGATGGCCCTGGGCTGGATTTTTCACCTGCGCAGGCAGATCGGCAAACGTGTCGCAGCAGAGCGGGCCCTGGTCGATCAATTGGCACTGATGCAAGCATTGAGTAACGGCATGCCACACCCGGTTTACATGCGCGACCGCGACGGGTGCATGCTTTCCTGCAACGACAGCTACCTGGAAGCGGTAGGTCTGACCCGGGCCCAGGTCTTGGGCAAGACCGTCGAACAGATTTTCGACAGCAATTGCACCCTGCTCCCTGACTTCCACAAAAGCTATTTGAAGTCCATGGACGAAGACGTGGTCATCACCCAGTCGTGCACGCTGAAACTGCATGAACAGCCGCGTTGTATTGACCATTGGATTCAGCCCTTCCATGACGCATCAGGCAATGTCAAAGGTGTTATCTGTGGCTGGCTGGACATCACCGAGCATCGCCAACTGGTGGATGAGCTGGAGACTGCAAAGAACATCGCCGATGAAGCGAGCCGCACCAAGACCGCCTTTCTGGCCTCAATGAGTCATGAAATCCGCACACCGATGAACGCAGTGATCGGCATCCTGGAACTGGTACTCAAGCGGGGTGAAGGCGGCACCTTCGATCAGGCCGGAATCGAGATTGCCTATTCGTCAGCCAAGAGTCTGCTGGGACTGATCGGCGACATTCTCGACATCGCCCGCATCGAATCAGGGCGTCTGAGCCTGTCGCCCAAACGCGCCAATCTGCGTGAACTGATGGAGTCCGTAGCACTGGTCTTTGAGGGGCTGTCCTTGCAGAAAGGTCTGGACCTGAAACTGGATTTCGATTCCAGCACCAACTGCGATGTACTGATCGACCCCCTGCGCTTCAAGCAGGTGCTCTCCAATCTGCTGAGCAATGCGATCAAGTTCACCGATGAAGGCAACGTCAAGGTGCAGATTCGCGGTGAGACGATGGAGCCTGGTCGCCTGAACGTGCACCTGCTAATCGAAGACTCGGGCATCGGCATCTCCGACGAAGATCAGCAAAAACTCTTCAAACCGTTCGCCCAAACCACACAAGGCGTGCGCAAGGGGCAAGACGGCGCTGGGCTTGGGCTGCTGATCAGCCGTTCTTTGTGTGAACTCATGGGCGGCCGACTGACCATGGTCAGTGCCCGGGGACAGGGCACTCAGGTACGGGTCGATTTACTGCTCAACATCCTTGAACCCGTCGAGAGCCTCCAGCTTGACGGCGTTAAAACCCTGCCGGAAGTTACCCGCCCCTTGAGGGTACTGGTGGTGGATGATCACGCGATCAACCGGGAAATCCTGCGCCAGCAGATGCACTTCCTCGGCCATGAAGTGGTGGAGGCGGATAATGGCTCAGTAGCTCTGGACAAGTGGCGCAAAGGCGGATTCGACGTCGTGCTTACCGACTGTCACATGCCCTTGATGAGCGGCCCGGAACTGGCCAAGGCCATTCGCCAGGAAGAACGCGAACATCAGCATTGCGCCTGCGTCATCGTAGGCCTGACCGCCGATGCACAACCCGAAGAGATAGAGCGCAGTGTTCAGGCGGGCATGAACGAATGCCTGATCAAGCCGGTAGGCCTGGATGTACTGGCCGAACGGATCAGCACCATCTACCGGATGGTCCAGCAGAGTCAGAACTACATACCGAAAATCAGTACTGAATCTGCTGACCCCTTCGATCGGAATGTGCTGTATGACCTTGCACCACTGACTGAGCTTACGAGCGGCGACGAGGCGTTGATGGCACACCTGATCGACGAGTTGCTTGTGAGCAATCGCAGAGACCTGGAGGACCTTCTCCAACTTGTGGAAGAACAGGATGCGCGAGGCTTGTCTGAGCTGGGCCATCGAATCAAAGGAGCGGCCAGAGTGGTTACTGCCAACCGACTGATCGCCTGCTGCGAAAAGCTGGAGCAAGTCTGCGCTCAACAAGGCCTGCCCGACTCGACCCTGATGGACACCAGTGACGCCGTCGAACAAGCGATCTTTGAACTGGAGCAGGCCTTAAGTAACCTACCCAAGGCGTAA
- a CDS encoding fimbrial protein translates to MKKLSLALLTLSMFAAAGSVFAADPVATRGGSGTINFTGIINNDACSVEGASQNKTISVPMGEVSIKDMGTATAPIGSGKLSAENFDMKINCNAGTKVSMIFEPTRGAGSGIVAGTKVLKLIDGLGAAKNIGIALLDANGDLIDLNSPTTAKIESNLQDSNTTLKFSAAYVTTGDLKTVVAGRGDATLPFTLQYE, encoded by the coding sequence ATGAAAAAGCTTTCTCTGGCGCTCTTGACGCTATCCATGTTCGCGGCCGCTGGTAGCGTTTTTGCAGCTGATCCGGTCGCTACCAGAGGTGGCAGCGGCACCATCAACTTCACCGGCATCATTAATAACGACGCTTGTTCCGTTGAAGGTGCCAGTCAGAACAAGACCATTTCCGTACCGATGGGCGAAGTCTCTATCAAGGATATGGGGACTGCTACAGCACCAATCGGAAGCGGCAAACTGAGCGCCGAAAACTTTGACATGAAGATCAACTGTAACGCTGGCACTAAAGTGTCGATGATTTTTGAACCAACCCGGGGTGCAGGTTCGGGCATCGTTGCGGGCACTAAAGTCTTGAAGTTGATCGACGGACTTGGCGCTGCGAAGAACATAGGTATCGCTCTGCTCGACGCCAATGGTGATTTGATCGACCTGAACTCGCCAACCACCGCCAAGATCGAAAGCAACCTGCAAGACAGCAACACAACACTGAAGTTTTCGGCAGCGTACGTCACCACAGGTGATCTGAAAACCGTCGTCGCCGGGCGTGGCGATGCCACCCTGCCGTTCACCCTGCAATACGAATAA
- a CDS encoding LysE family translocator, with product MPPVSDINWPLWLSTMLPMALSAGPGNLMVASSGAQSGVRRSLRFILGLDLTYLLLALLVGLGLYHSLTNQPQLLWGLRVAGSLYIFWLGLRLLLRPLRKPGEGAMALQFRDGVILQLGNVQGLVMLLVMFSTFSPGTDAGSAVVPLLSVALIAVNLLGHLLWACLGASLQGLLRSRPRLLLAQNALFGLILMAVAIWIFLRQGTA from the coding sequence GTGCCACCTGTATCCGACATCAACTGGCCGCTGTGGCTGTCCACCATGCTACCCATGGCCCTGAGCGCCGGACCCGGCAACCTGATGGTGGCCAGCTCCGGCGCCCAGAGCGGCGTGCGCCGCTCCCTGCGCTTTATTCTCGGGCTCGACCTGACCTATCTGCTGCTGGCCCTGCTGGTGGGGTTGGGGCTGTATCACAGCCTGACGAACCAGCCGCAGTTGCTGTGGGGGCTGCGGGTCGCCGGCAGCCTGTACATTTTCTGGCTGGGCCTGCGCCTGTTGCTGCGGCCTTTGCGCAAGCCCGGCGAGGGTGCCATGGCGCTGCAGTTTCGTGACGGCGTGATACTGCAACTGGGCAATGTGCAGGGCCTGGTGATGTTGCTGGTGATGTTCTCCACCTTCAGCCCGGGCACCGATGCAGGTAGCGCCGTGGTGCCGCTGCTCAGCGTTGCACTGATCGCAGTGAATCTATTGGGTCACCTGCTCTGGGCCTGCCTGGGTGCAAGCCTGCAAGGGCTGCTGCGCAGCCGGCCACGGTTGCTGCTGGCGCAGAACGCGCTGTTTGGACTGATATTGATGGCGGTGGCGATCTGGATCTTCCTGCGCCAGGGCACTGCCTGA